From one Humulus lupulus chromosome 8, drHumLupu1.1, whole genome shotgun sequence genomic stretch:
- the LOC133795239 gene encoding uncharacterized protein LOC133795239: MVPEMRQEELDTNKLAKSEKKTKLEFNPINSRQKSYADPKRRNVEFQVGDHVFLRVSPLRGVRRFGVKGKLSPQFVGPFEILERIGQVAYRLALPPSLSGVHDVFHVSMLRKYVSDTTHVLKYEDLELQTDLSYEERPVQILDRKDKVLRNKTIPLVKVLWRNSKVEEATWELETAMRDQYPELFRE; this comes from the exons ATGGTACCTGAGATGAGACAAGAAGAATTGGACACAAACAAGTTAGCAAAAAGTGAAAAGAAAACCAAATTAGAATTTAATCCAATTAAC agtagacaaaaaagctacgctgatcctaagcgtaggaacgtggagttccaggttggagaccacgtgtttctgcgagtttcaccactgagaggagtgaggagatttggagtgaagggcaagctgagccctcagtttgttggaccttttgagattttagagaggattggacaggtggcttataggttggccttgccaccgtcgctgtcaggagttcatgatgtattccatgtctccatgttgcggaagtatgtttctgatacaacacatgtgctgaagtatgaggacttagagctacagacagatttgtcctatgaagagcgaccagttcagattttggatcggaaggataaagtcttacggaataagacgatcccgttagttaaggtattgtggagaaatagcaaggtcgaggaagcaacctgggagttagagacagcaatgcgggatcagtatcccgagctattcagggaa
- the LOC133795238 gene encoding uncharacterized protein LOC133795238, whose translation MVQSTVQFGGLSTEDPNMHLSNFMELCQTFKMNGVSDDAIRLRLFPFSLRERAKSRLVSLPPNSINTWNDLALKFLSKFFPPAKAAKLRGEINNFSQLDNESLYEAWERFKELIRKCPHHEIEKWMLVHNFYNELCGTTRTLIDAAAGGAFMRKSTNEAYDLLEEMAMNNQQWPSERSSSRKVAGMYEVDAISKLTAQVEALTKQLQGNIIAAPVQQAQTLCEVCGGPHAYEQCQYADVNNMPMEQAQAIGNFPQQSNNNPYSNSFNQGWRNHPNFSWKNDQQGQSSNQQQSFQQQPQGFFQPRLRQQQQPQPPTHHQQQQNSGGNSNAQSDVLNQFMTETRSSIRNLETQMGQLATLMANCAQVNLPSTTEVNPKEECQAITLRSGKKYEEPSVEQSDEDKVQDQQAQGTVEKKQGENKVTEYRPTKEATPQVSIDHHIKIPYPQRLRKNNLDKQFSKFLEIFKKLHINIPFTEALEQMPRVDVENDCQESIGKKKKKTKERFRTVRHRMKRLLCGKFQGFDDIGDNFNILNSRREFSSYDTMALKDARGGLDPS comes from the exons ATGGTTCAATCCACAGTCCAGTTTGGGGGACTATCCACTGAAGACCCAAACATGCATCTCTCTAACTTCATGGAGCTCTGTCAGACATTTAAGATGAATGGAGTTAGTGATGATGCTATCAGACTTAGATTgttcccattttctctgagggagCGAGCTAAGAGTAGGTTGGTATCTTTGCCACCTAACTCAATCAATACATGGAATGATCTAGCACTGAAGTTCCTCTCCAAGTTTTTCCCTCCAGCTAAAGCAGCTAAATTGAGAGGAGAGATCAATAATTTTTCTCAGTTGGATAATGAGTCTCTTTatgaagcttgggagagattcaaagAATTGATAAGAAAGTGCCCACATCACGAAATAGAGAAatggatgctagtccataatttttataatgagtTGTGTGGTACTACTCGCACACTCATTGATGCAGCAGCTGGTGGTGCGTTTATGAGAAAGAGCACCAATGAGGCATATGACTTGTTGGAagaaatggccatgaataatCAGCAGTGGCCAAGTGAAAGAAGCTCTTCAAGGAAAGTGGCCGGTATGTATGAAGTGGATGCAATTTCGAAATTGACTGCTCAAGTTGAGGCCTTAACTAAGCAATTGCAAGGCAATATAATAGCAGCTCCAGTGCAACAGGCCCAGACTCTGTGTGAAGTATGTGGGGGCCCTCATGCATATGAACAGTGTCAGTATGCTGATGTAAACAACATGCCTATGGAGCAAGCTCAAGCTATTGGGAATTTTCCTCAACAGAGCAACAATAACCCTTATTCCAATTCCTTCAATCAAGGGTGGAGGAATCATCCCAATTTTTCTTGGAAGAATGATCAGCAAGGCCAATCTTCAAACCAACAACAGTCATTCCAACAACAGCCACAGGGGTTCTTTCAGCCGAGATTAAGGCAGCAGCAACAACCTCAACCGCCCactcatcatcaacaacaacaaaattctgGTGGAAATTCTAATGCTCAGTCAGATGTGTTAAACCAATTCATGACTGAAACTCGGTCTTCTATTAGAAATCTGGAGACCCAAATGGGACAATTGGCTACTCTCATGGCTAATTGTGCTCAAGTTAACCTTCCTAGCACCACTGAAGTCAATCCAAAAGAAGAGTGCCAGGCTATTACATTGAGAAGTGGGAAGAAATATGAAGAGCCAAGTGTGGAGCAGTCAGATGAAGACAAGGTTCAAGATCAACAAGCACAGGGCACAGTGGAAAAGAAGCAAGGTGAAAACAAGGTTACTGAATACCGCCCAACCAAAGAAGCTACACCACAAGTGAGCATAGATCACCACATCAAGATTCCCTACCCACAAAGGCTCCGCAAGAACAACCTTGATAAGCAATTCTCAAAGTTCCTTGAAATATTCAAGAAACTACATATCAATATCCCGTTTACGGAGGCCTTGGAGCAAATGCCAAG agttgatgtggAGAATGATTGTCAAGAATCAattggtaaaaagaagaagaagaccaaaGAACGATTTCGAACAGTTCGACATCGTATGAAAAGATTATTGTGTGGCAAGTTTCAAGGTTTCGATGACATTGGGGATAATTTCAATATTCTCAACAGTAGAAGGGAATTTTCCTCGTATGACACGATGGCTCTCAAGGATGCAAGGGGTGGACTTGACCCAAGTTGA